One stretch of Mycolicibacterium fallax DNA includes these proteins:
- a CDS encoding cytochrome P450 produces MTTISTPHYLMDQAKRRLRPTPVTLPGMGAVERRLNAKRWDEYVLASPPAGSDLKPVMGDAGLPILGHMIEIFRSGPDFVLDLYRKHGPVYHADSPALPAVLALGPDATQTVFSNRNKDYSQRAWDPVIGPFFEGGLMLLDFDEHMLHRRIMQQAFTRPRLAGYVSHIDAVASQVLANDWPANDRRFLFHPSVKELTLDIASEVFMGHPAGTDRELVTTVNRAFSVTTRAGNAIVRKPVPPLTWWRGIRARKTLESYFRARIAEKRAAQSTDMFSVLCHSRDEDGASFTDEQVIAHMIFVMMAAHDTSTSTMTTMALQLAGNPEWQERCREDSARIGDGPLDIDALESLTNYDLVINESLRMITPLPMNFRQAVRDTDLLGHFIPAGTNVVVWPSINHRLPELWTDPERFDPERFSEPRSEHKRHRYAFAPFGGGAHKCIGMAFGKLEIKTVMHRLLSRYRLELPHPGYRPVYDWGGMPVPVDGLPLVLRPL; encoded by the coding sequence TTGACCACGATCAGCACCCCGCACTATCTGATGGACCAGGCCAAGCGCAGGCTGCGCCCGACCCCGGTCACCCTGCCCGGGATGGGCGCGGTGGAACGCCGACTCAACGCCAAGCGCTGGGACGAATACGTGCTGGCCAGCCCGCCGGCGGGCAGCGACCTCAAGCCGGTGATGGGTGACGCCGGGCTGCCGATCCTCGGGCACATGATCGAGATCTTCCGCAGCGGCCCGGACTTCGTCCTGGACCTCTACCGCAAACACGGTCCGGTCTACCACGCGGACTCCCCCGCGCTGCCCGCGGTGCTGGCCCTGGGGCCCGACGCCACCCAGACGGTGTTCTCCAATCGGAACAAGGATTACTCCCAGCGCGCCTGGGATCCGGTCATCGGGCCGTTCTTCGAAGGCGGGCTGATGCTGCTGGACTTCGACGAGCACATGTTGCACCGCCGGATCATGCAGCAGGCCTTCACCCGACCCCGGCTGGCCGGCTACGTCTCGCATATCGACGCGGTCGCCTCCCAGGTGCTGGCCAACGACTGGCCGGCCAATGACCGCCGGTTCCTGTTCCACCCGTCGGTCAAGGAACTCACCCTCGACATCGCTTCCGAGGTGTTCATGGGCCACCCGGCCGGCACCGACCGGGAGCTCGTCACGACGGTCAACCGGGCCTTCAGCGTCACCACCCGGGCGGGCAACGCCATCGTGCGCAAGCCGGTACCGCCGCTGACCTGGTGGCGCGGCATCCGCGCCCGCAAGACCCTGGAGAGTTACTTCCGCGCCCGGATCGCCGAGAAGCGCGCGGCGCAGAGCACCGACATGTTCAGCGTGCTGTGTCACAGCCGGGACGAAGACGGCGCCAGCTTCACCGATGAGCAGGTCATCGCCCACATGATCTTCGTGATGATGGCCGCCCACGACACCTCGACCTCGACGATGACCACCATGGCGCTGCAGCTGGCCGGCAACCCGGAGTGGCAGGAACGTTGCCGCGAGGACTCCGCCCGGATCGGCGACGGCCCGCTGGACATCGATGCGCTGGAGTCGCTGACCAACTACGACCTGGTGATCAACGAATCGCTGCGGATGATCACCCCGCTGCCGATGAACTTCCGCCAGGCCGTCCGCGACACCGACCTGCTCGGCCACTTCATTCCCGCCGGCACCAATGTCGTGGTGTGGCCGTCGATCAACCACCGACTGCCCGAGCTGTGGACGGACCCGGAGCGCTTCGATCCGGAGCGCTTCAGTGAACCGCGCAGCGAACACAAGCGGCACCGCTACGCGTTCGCGCCGTTCGGCGGCGGCGCGCACAAGTGCATCGGCATGGCGTTCGGCAAGCTGGAGATCAAAACGGTGATGCACCGACTGCTGAGCCGCTACCGGCTGGAGCTGCCGCATCCGGGATACCGCCCGGTCTATGACTGGGGCGGCATGCCGGTTCCGGTCGACGGCCTGCCACTGGTGCTGCGGCCGCTGTAA
- a CDS encoding acyl-CoA dehydrogenase encodes MGIALTDDHRELGAVVRDFLGSQGARGAARALLEAPAEELPPFWPQLAELGWLGLHIDEAYGGSGFGLPELVVVAEEFGRAVAPGPFLPTVAASAAIGALGDDAQRRRLLPGLVDGSTVAGVGLGGSITVSGGVASGDAGVVLGAGLADLLVLAAGPDVLILERDRAGVSVEMANNLDQARRSGRVRLDGVAVTAADLLPGGRDTALAYARTLLAAEAVGGASDCLDTAVDYAKVRKQFGRTIATFQAIKHHCANMAVAAEAGVALAWDAARAAEDGGEPFRLMAAAAAAQVFGAYVKNAELNIQVHGGIGYTWEHDAHLHWRRAMALRALLGGDPPAADLFELTAAGVTRSNSLDLPVSADELRVAVRADAAEIAALDDAQRLEKLIGTGYLMPHWPTPFGRAADAVEQLVIDEEFRAAGIKRPDYGITGWVVLTLIQHGTPWQIERFVEKALRKEEIWCQLFSEPEAGSDAAAIKTRAVRVDGGWKINGQKVWTSGAHYCQRGLATVRTDPDAGKHAGITTVIVDMQAPGVQVRPLRMLSGGSEFNEVFFNDVFVPDEDVVGEPNGGWTVARATLGNERVSIGGGAGIGGVDPAALIPLVAEYGDRLAGAKIRTGGFIAEHHAIRLLNLRRAVRSIEGAGPGPEGNITKLKLAEHMGEFGAIWCGLLGPDATLLDGSAAIALQVAMGARAMAIAGGTSEVTRNQIAERILGMPRDPLIV; translated from the coding sequence ATGGGTATTGCGCTGACCGACGATCACCGCGAACTCGGCGCCGTGGTGCGCGACTTCCTCGGCAGCCAGGGTGCCCGCGGTGCGGCCCGCGCGCTGCTGGAGGCTCCGGCCGAGGAGCTGCCGCCGTTCTGGCCGCAGCTGGCCGAGCTGGGCTGGCTGGGCCTGCACATCGATGAGGCCTACGGCGGCTCCGGCTTCGGGCTGCCCGAGCTGGTGGTCGTCGCCGAGGAGTTCGGCCGCGCGGTGGCGCCCGGCCCGTTTTTGCCGACCGTCGCTGCCTCGGCCGCGATCGGTGCCCTCGGTGACGACGCCCAGCGCCGGCGACTGCTGCCCGGCCTGGTCGACGGCTCCACCGTGGCCGGCGTGGGACTCGGCGGGAGCATCACCGTTTCCGGCGGCGTGGCCTCCGGCGACGCCGGGGTGGTGCTCGGGGCCGGGCTGGCCGATCTGCTGGTGCTGGCCGCCGGACCCGACGTGCTGATCCTGGAGCGCGATCGCGCCGGGGTGTCCGTCGAGATGGCCAACAACCTCGATCAGGCACGCCGCTCGGGGCGCGTCCGGCTCGACGGCGTTGCGGTCACCGCTGCGGACCTGCTGCCCGGCGGCCGGGACACCGCGCTGGCCTACGCGCGCACGCTGCTGGCCGCCGAGGCCGTCGGCGGGGCGTCGGACTGCCTGGACACCGCCGTCGACTACGCCAAGGTGCGCAAGCAGTTCGGCCGGACCATCGCCACCTTCCAGGCGATCAAGCACCACTGCGCGAACATGGCGGTGGCCGCCGAGGCCGGGGTCGCGCTGGCGTGGGATGCCGCCCGCGCCGCCGAGGACGGCGGTGAACCGTTCCGGTTGATGGCTGCCGCCGCGGCGGCCCAGGTCTTCGGCGCCTATGTCAAAAATGCCGAGCTGAACATCCAGGTGCATGGCGGTATCGGCTACACCTGGGAGCACGACGCGCATCTGCATTGGCGGCGCGCGATGGCGCTGCGGGCGCTGCTGGGCGGGGACCCGCCGGCGGCCGACCTGTTCGAGCTGACCGCGGCGGGGGTGACCCGGTCCAACAGCCTGGACCTGCCGGTCTCGGCCGACGAGCTGCGGGTGGCGGTGCGCGCCGACGCGGCGGAGATCGCCGCGCTGGACGACGCGCAGCGGCTGGAGAAGCTGATCGGGACCGGCTACCTGATGCCGCACTGGCCGACGCCGTTCGGCCGCGCCGCCGACGCCGTCGAGCAGCTGGTGATCGACGAGGAGTTCCGCGCGGCGGGCATCAAACGGCCCGATTACGGCATCACCGGGTGGGTGGTGCTGACCCTGATCCAGCACGGAACTCCTTGGCAGATCGAGCGATTCGTCGAGAAGGCGCTGCGCAAGGAAGAGATTTGGTGCCAGCTGTTCTCCGAGCCGGAGGCGGGCTCGGACGCCGCGGCCATCAAGACCCGCGCGGTCCGGGTGGACGGCGGCTGGAAGATCAACGGGCAGAAGGTGTGGACCAGCGGCGCGCATTACTGCCAGCGCGGCCTGGCCACCGTGCGCACCGACCCGGATGCCGGCAAGCACGCCGGTATCACCACGGTGATCGTCGACATGCAGGCCCCCGGGGTGCAGGTGCGGCCGCTGCGGATGCTCAGTGGCGGTTCGGAGTTCAACGAGGTCTTCTTCAACGACGTGTTCGTGCCCGACGAGGACGTGGTGGGCGAGCCCAACGGCGGCTGGACGGTGGCCCGGGCAACGCTGGGCAACGAACGGGTCAGCATCGGCGGTGGTGCGGGCATCGGCGGTGTCGATCCGGCGGCGCTGATCCCGTTGGTTGCCGAGTACGGCGATCGGTTGGCCGGGGCCAAGATTCGCACCGGCGGGTTCATCGCCGAGCATCACGCGATCCGGCTGCTGAACCTGCGCCGGGCGGTGCGGAGCATCGAGGGCGCCGGGCCCGGCCCGGAGGGCAACATCACCAAGCTCAAGCTCGCCGAGCACATGGGAGAGTTCGGGGCGATCTGGTGTGGTCTGTTGGGCCCGGATGCCACCCTGCTCGACGGATCCGCGGCGATTGCACTGCAGGTGGCGATGGGGGCGCGGGCGATGGCGATCGCCGGTGGTACCTCCGAGGTGACCCGCAACCAGATCGCCGAACGTATCCTGGGGATGCCGCGTGATCCGCTGATCGTCTAG
- a CDS encoding SDR family oxidoreductase — protein sequence MGTYAVTGSASGMGAQVAAKLRAAGHTVIGVDLRDAEVLADLSTPAGRDGAAAQVLALCDGRLDGALLGAGVGPLPGADSARRIFAINYLGVVELAQAWRPALAVSGRAKVVVIASNSATTVPVVPGAAIRALLRGDVDRAARVMKWCGPAAPSLAYAASKIAVSRWVRRSAVTAEWAGRGIRLNAIAPGAILTPLLEKQLATPSEARAIRAFPVPVGDFGDPGQLADWMMFMLSDAADFVCGSIVFVDGGSDAYLRANAWPKAVPAWGVPAYLWRFAKHRLAQRAV from the coding sequence ATGGGCACCTACGCCGTCACTGGTTCGGCTTCGGGGATGGGCGCGCAGGTCGCGGCGAAACTGCGGGCGGCCGGTCACACCGTGATCGGTGTCGATCTGCGCGACGCCGAGGTTCTCGCCGACCTGTCCACCCCGGCCGGTCGCGACGGTGCCGCCGCACAGGTGCTGGCGCTCTGTGACGGTCGGCTGGACGGCGCGCTGCTCGGTGCCGGCGTCGGGCCGCTGCCCGGCGCGGACAGTGCGCGGCGGATCTTCGCGATCAACTACCTCGGCGTGGTCGAGCTGGCGCAGGCCTGGCGGCCGGCGCTGGCCGTGAGCGGGCGGGCGAAGGTGGTGGTCATCGCCAGCAACTCCGCGACCACGGTGCCGGTGGTGCCGGGTGCGGCGATCCGCGCCCTGCTGCGCGGCGACGTGGATCGGGCGGCCCGGGTGATGAAATGGTGCGGCCCGGCCGCGCCGTCGCTGGCCTACGCCGCCTCGAAGATCGCGGTGTCGCGGTGGGTGCGTCGGTCTGCGGTCACCGCGGAGTGGGCGGGTCGGGGCATTCGGCTCAACGCAATCGCCCCGGGCGCGATCCTGACCCCGCTGCTGGAGAAGCAGTTGGCCACCCCGAGCGAGGCCCGCGCGATCCGCGCCTTCCCGGTCCCGGTCGGCGACTTCGGCGATCCGGGCCAGCTGGCCGACTGGATGATGTTCATGCTCTCGGACGCGGCCGACTTCGTCTGCGGCAGCATCGTTTTCGTCGACGGTGGGTCGGATGCCTACCTGCGGGCCAACGCCTGGCCGAAGGCCGTCCCGGCGTGGGGGGTGCCGGCCTACCTGTGGCGGTTCGCCAAGCACCGGCTGGCTCAACGAGCGGTGTAG
- a CDS encoding TetR/AcrR family transcriptional regulator, giving the protein MEPDQDPRAVTGDAGAALSRGDRQRQAIVAAVRALLEEKPFAELSVSTISDRAGVARSGFYFYFDSKYAVLAHILAELTAELQMLTRSFAPRGAAETPAEFARRMVASAALVFSHNDPIVAACHRARDTDAEIREILDARMNDLTDQLTALVQAEVDAGTAYPISVDVPALIRMLAATSWYVLFGDTAFLTADGDAERAQRALEQLWLHSLWGGRGAPVSSAP; this is encoded by the coding sequence GTGGAACCAGATCAGGACCCGAGGGCGGTGACCGGGGATGCCGGCGCCGCGCTGAGCCGGGGGGACCGGCAACGTCAGGCGATCGTCGCCGCGGTGCGCGCGCTGCTGGAGGAGAAGCCGTTCGCCGAGCTCTCGGTGAGCACCATCAGCGACCGGGCCGGGGTGGCCCGGTCCGGCTTCTACTTCTACTTCGACTCGAAATACGCGGTGCTGGCCCACATCCTGGCCGAGCTGACCGCCGAACTGCAGATGCTGACCCGGTCCTTCGCCCCGCGCGGGGCCGCCGAGACCCCCGCCGAGTTCGCCCGACGGATGGTCGCCAGCGCGGCGCTGGTGTTCTCGCACAACGATCCGATCGTCGCCGCGTGCCACCGGGCCCGCGACACCGACGCGGAGATCCGGGAGATCCTCGACGCCCGGATGAACGATCTGACCGACCAGCTCACCGCCCTGGTGCAGGCCGAGGTCGACGCCGGCACCGCGTACCCGATCAGCGTCGATGTGCCCGCGCTGATCCGGATGCTCGCGGCGACCTCGTGGTACGTGCTGTTCGGCGACACCGCCTTCCTCACCGCTGACGGCGACGCCGAACGCGCCCAGCGCGCACTGGAACAGCTGTGGCTGCATTCGCTGTGGGGTGGTCGCGGCGCGCCGGTATCGTCGGCGCCATGA
- a CDS encoding AAA family ATPase, whose translation MLNTVAIRGYRSLRELVLPLRRLTAITGANGAGKSSTYRALRLLADCGRGEVIGSLAREGGLSSVLWAGPETLGAARAGAPVQGTVRRGPVSLALGFSSDDFGYLIDLGLPVQAGFESRFAQDPQIKREAVFAGPVLRASTTLVRRDGPYAAAEDDDGAAVTLTQGLPSYRSVLAEYAQPAALPELAAVRDRLRGWRFYDGFRADPLAPARCPQVGTRTPVLADDGHDLAAALQTIIESGTGGDDLGAAVADAFEGSTVSVDVREGMFDVQLSQPGLLRPLRSAELSDGTLRFLLWAAALLSPEPPSLMVLNEPETSLHPELLAPLGRLIAAAARTTQVVVVTHSQRLRDALAVLPIADAAAHDDAIEIPLYKDLGETRIDGLGQLELPPWQWGSR comes from the coding sequence ATGCTGAACACCGTCGCCATCCGGGGTTACCGGTCGCTGCGCGAACTGGTGTTGCCGCTGCGTCGACTGACCGCCATCACCGGCGCAAACGGCGCGGGCAAGTCCAGCACCTATCGGGCCCTGCGACTGCTGGCCGACTGCGGTCGCGGCGAGGTGATCGGCTCGCTGGCCCGCGAGGGCGGGTTGAGCTCGGTGCTGTGGGCGGGCCCGGAGACGCTCGGGGCGGCCCGCGCCGGGGCCCCGGTCCAGGGCACCGTACGCCGCGGGCCGGTCTCGCTGGCCCTGGGTTTCTCCTCCGACGATTTCGGCTACCTGATCGATCTCGGCCTGCCGGTGCAGGCCGGCTTCGAGTCACGTTTTGCCCAGGACCCGCAGATCAAGCGGGAGGCGGTGTTCGCCGGTCCGGTGTTGCGGGCGTCGACGACCCTGGTCCGCCGCGACGGACCGTACGCCGCCGCCGAGGACGACGACGGCGCGGCGGTGACACTCACCCAGGGGCTGCCGAGCTATCGCAGCGTGCTGGCCGAGTACGCCCAGCCGGCCGCCCTACCGGAATTGGCGGCGGTGCGGGATCGGTTGCGCGGCTGGCGATTCTACGACGGCTTTCGGGCCGACCCGCTGGCTCCGGCGCGCTGCCCACAGGTCGGCACCCGCACCCCGGTGCTGGCCGATGACGGCCACGACCTGGCCGCGGCGCTGCAGACCATCATCGAATCGGGAACCGGCGGCGACGATCTGGGCGCGGCGGTCGCCGATGCGTTCGAGGGGTCGACGGTGTCGGTGGACGTGCGCGAGGGCATGTTCGATGTCCAGCTGTCCCAGCCGGGCCTGCTGCGCCCGCTGCGCAGCGCCGAATTGTCCGACGGCACACTGCGTTTCCTGTTGTGGGCGGCCGCATTGCTGAGCCCGGAGCCCCCGTCGCTGATGGTGCTCAACGAGCCCGAGACCAGCCTGCACCCGGAGCTGCTCGCCCCATTGGGCCGGCTGATCGCGGCCGCCGCCCGGACCACCCAGGTCGTCGTGGTGACGCATTCGCAGCGGCTGCGCGACGCCCTTGCGGTGCTACCGATCGCCGACGCGGCGGCCCATGACGACGCGATCGAGATCCCGCTCTACAAGGATCTCGGCGAGACCCGAATCGACGGGCTCGGCCAACTGGAATTGCCGCCCTGGCAATGGGGTTCGCGCTGA
- a CDS encoding SDR family NAD(P)-dependent oxidoreductase translates to MDINGKKVIVIGGASGMGRASAELLAARGASVAVLDREGSDGKEVAEGVGGKFYAVDVTDFAGTEQTIDAAVAELGGLHVIITTAGGGVAEKTLGKNGPHSLDTFRSVIDLNLVASFNISRIAAAHMAKNEPEEDERGVIINTASIAAFEGQIGQVAYTAAKAGIAGMCLTMARDLGSVGIRALAIAPSLFATGLTKGIPDEFATQLTKDAAFPKRLGKPEEFAKLAAAIVDNPMLNGQCIRLDAGQRFAPR, encoded by the coding sequence ATGGATATCAATGGCAAGAAGGTCATCGTCATCGGCGGCGCGTCCGGCATGGGCCGGGCCTCTGCGGAGCTGCTGGCGGCCAGGGGCGCCTCGGTCGCGGTGCTCGACCGGGAGGGCTCCGACGGCAAGGAGGTCGCCGAGGGGGTGGGCGGCAAGTTCTACGCCGTCGACGTCACCGACTTTGCCGGCACCGAGCAGACCATCGACGCCGCGGTCGCCGAGCTGGGCGGCCTGCACGTCATCATCACCACCGCCGGCGGCGGCGTCGCGGAGAAGACGCTGGGCAAGAACGGCCCGCACAGCCTGGACACCTTCCGCAGCGTGATCGACCTGAACCTGGTCGCGTCCTTCAACATCAGCCGGATCGCCGCAGCTCACATGGCCAAGAATGAGCCGGAGGAAGACGAGCGCGGGGTCATCATCAACACCGCCTCGATCGCCGCATTCGAGGGCCAGATCGGTCAGGTCGCCTACACCGCGGCCAAGGCCGGCATCGCCGGGATGTGCCTGACGATGGCCCGTGACCTCGGTTCGGTCGGCATCCGGGCGCTGGCGATTGCCCCGAGCCTTTTTGCCACCGGCCTGACCAAGGGCATCCCGGACGAGTTCGCCACCCAGCTGACCAAGGACGCCGCATTCCCCAAGCGGCTGGGCAAGCCGGAGGAGTTCGCGAAGCTGGCCGCCGCGATCGTCGACAACCCGATGCTCAACGGTCAGTGCATCCGGCTCGACGCCGGTCAGCGGTTCGCCCCGCGCTGA
- a CDS encoding TetR/AcrR family transcriptional regulator yields the protein MGPERVDAARNRTLLLEAARRLITEHGAARVSTDDIAAAAGVGKGTLFRRFGSRAELMLVLLDEDEQASQQAFLFGPPPLGPGTPPLPRLLAFGAHRIRFGHRHHELLTAAADGAAGRDNPPDSVVRAHIRILLAEAGSTGDLQAQTDALAALLDATYIEARRCAGHDVDAQIAGWQSVAEKLCGR from the coding sequence ATGGGGCCGGAACGCGTCGACGCCGCCCGCAACCGCACCCTACTGCTGGAGGCGGCGCGCCGGTTGATCACCGAGCACGGCGCCGCCCGCGTCAGCACCGACGACATCGCCGCCGCCGCCGGGGTCGGCAAGGGCACGCTGTTCCGCCGGTTCGGCAGCCGCGCCGAGTTGATGCTGGTGCTGCTGGACGAGGACGAACAAGCCAGCCAGCAGGCGTTCCTGTTCGGCCCCCCACCGCTGGGCCCGGGCACCCCGCCGCTGCCCCGGCTGCTGGCCTTCGGCGCACACCGCATCCGGTTCGGCCACCGGCACCACGAACTGCTCACCGCCGCAGCCGACGGCGCCGCCGGCCGGGACAATCCGCCGGACTCGGTGGTGCGCGCCCACATCCGGATCCTGCTCGCCGAGGCGGGCAGCACCGGCGACCTGCAGGCCCAGACCGACGCGCTGGCCGCGTTGCTGGACGCCACCTACATCGAGGCCCGCCGCTGCGCCGGGCATGACGTGGACGCGCAGATCGCCGGGTGGCAGTCGGTGGCCGAGAAACTCTGCGGCCGCTGA
- a CDS encoding DUF302 domain-containing protein, whose product MTEAQVALTTTVTTDFDDAVARARAALAGQGFGVLTEIDMRAALNAKLGDGAGDEVGDYLILGACNPGFARKAVHSYPQIGVLLPCNVVVRRAPGAEAVTIDAMNPALMVQVTAEPALTEIATEVGALLQAALDNL is encoded by the coding sequence ATGACCGAGGCGCAGGTGGCCCTGACCACCACCGTTACCACCGACTTTGACGACGCCGTCGCCCGCGCCCGCGCGGCGCTGGCCGGCCAGGGCTTCGGGGTGCTCACCGAGATCGACATGCGGGCCGCGCTGAACGCCAAGCTCGGCGACGGCGCCGGCGACGAGGTGGGCGACTACCTGATCCTGGGCGCCTGCAACCCCGGCTTCGCCCGGAAGGCGGTGCACAGCTACCCGCAGATCGGCGTGCTGCTGCCGTGCAACGTTGTGGTGCGCCGGGCACCGGGCGCCGAGGCGGTCACCATCGACGCGATGAACCCCGCGCTGATGGTGCAGGTCACCGCCGAGCCGGCGCTGACCGAGATTGCCACCGAGGTCGGCGCCCTGCTGCAGGCCGCCCTGGACAACCTGTAG
- a CDS encoding SDR family oxidoreductase, with translation MTSPYTGKRAFVTGAASGIGRAVALELARAGAELYLTDRSADGLAATVADARALGAEVPEHRALDISDYDAVADFAADIHSRHPAMDLVLNIAGVSAWGTVDQLTHRQWRSMVDINLMGPIHVIETFIPPMMAAGRGGQLVNVSSAAGLVALPWHAAYSASKYGLRGVSEVLRFDLARHNIGVSVVVPGAVRTGLVKSVEIAGVDREDPKVNRWVERFSGHAISPERAAEKMLAGIARNRFLIYTSPDIWALYTFKRVAWLPYSFAMKRVNVLFSRALRPRG, from the coding sequence ATGACGAGTCCCTACACCGGCAAGCGCGCCTTCGTGACCGGCGCGGCCAGCGGCATCGGCCGGGCCGTGGCACTGGAGTTGGCCCGCGCCGGCGCCGAGTTGTACCTGACCGACCGCTCCGCGGACGGGCTCGCCGCCACCGTCGCCGACGCCCGGGCCCTCGGCGCCGAGGTACCCGAGCACCGGGCGCTGGACATCTCCGACTACGACGCCGTCGCCGACTTCGCCGCCGACATCCACAGCCGGCATCCGGCGATGGACCTGGTGCTCAACATCGCCGGGGTCTCGGCGTGGGGCACCGTCGACCAGCTCACCCACCGGCAGTGGCGGTCCATGGTGGACATCAACCTGATGGGCCCGATCCACGTGATCGAAACGTTCATTCCGCCGATGATGGCCGCCGGTCGGGGCGGCCAATTGGTCAACGTGTCCTCGGCCGCCGGCCTGGTGGCACTGCCGTGGCACGCCGCCTACAGCGCGAGCAAGTACGGGCTGCGCGGGGTGTCGGAGGTGCTGCGGTTCGACCTGGCCCGGCACAACATCGGGGTCTCGGTGGTGGTGCCGGGCGCGGTGCGCACCGGTCTGGTCAAGTCCGTCGAGATCGCCGGCGTGGACCGCGAAGACCCGAAGGTCAACCGTTGGGTGGAGCGGTTCAGCGGTCACGCGATCTCGCCGGAGCGGGCCGCCGAGAAGATGCTGGCCGGGATCGCGCGCAACCGGTTCCTGATCTACACCTCGCCGGACATCTGGGCGCTGTACACCTTCAAGCGGGTGGCCTGGTTGCCCTACAGCTTCGCCATGAAGCGGGTCAACGTGCTGTTCAGCCGGGCGTTGCGGCCGCGCGGTTAG
- a CDS encoding metal-sensitive transcriptional regulator, which yields MVGDDDAIAQVLNRLRRAQGQLAGVISMIEQGRDCKDIVTQLAAVSKALDRAGFKIVATGLRECMIGAENSGSEPALSQAELEKLFLALA from the coding sequence ATGGTTGGCGACGACGATGCGATTGCCCAGGTGCTCAACCGGCTGCGCCGGGCGCAGGGGCAGCTCGCCGGAGTGATTTCGATGATCGAACAGGGCCGCGACTGCAAGGACATCGTGACCCAGCTCGCCGCGGTGTCCAAAGCGCTGGATCGGGCCGGATTCAAGATCGTGGCCACCGGTCTGCGCGAGTGCATGATCGGTGCGGAGAACAGCGGTTCCGAGCCGGCGCTGAGCCAGGCCGAGCTGGAGAAGCTCTTCCTGGCCCTGGCCTGA
- a CDS encoding sulfite exporter TauE/SafE family protein: protein MIALTVALSVLVGVALGLLGGGGAILMVPLLAYVAGQDSNEAIATSLLVVGVTSLVASTTHAVAGRVRWKVAGIFGAAAMVGAYAGGRISHYVPGTVLLVMFAVVMLGAGVAMLRPRADNEVTNRPLRMPAMLAIGATVGVISGLLGAGGGFLLVPALVLLAGLPMPVAVGTSLVIISMQSMAGLAGQLQSASIDGRTAGLVTAAAVLGSIGGGLLASRIPPARLRVLFGWFVLLMAAFVLGRELVPAVGIALAVTTVLAILTQTLCARSERCPWRRKRSEQAGADATTP, encoded by the coding sequence ATGATCGCGCTGACCGTCGCGCTCTCGGTGCTGGTCGGTGTCGCCCTCGGCCTGCTGGGCGGCGGCGGGGCGATCCTGATGGTGCCGCTGCTGGCCTATGTCGCCGGCCAGGACTCCAACGAGGCCATCGCAACCTCGCTGCTCGTCGTCGGCGTCACCAGCCTGGTGGCCTCGACCACTCATGCCGTCGCGGGACGGGTGCGGTGGAAGGTGGCCGGGATCTTCGGTGCCGCGGCGATGGTGGGGGCCTACGCCGGCGGCCGGATCTCGCACTATGTGCCGGGCACGGTGCTGCTGGTGATGTTCGCGGTGGTGATGCTGGGCGCGGGGGTGGCGATGCTGCGCCCACGGGCGGACAACGAGGTCACCAATCGCCCGCTGCGGATGCCCGCGATGCTCGCGATCGGTGCCACGGTGGGCGTGATCAGCGGGTTGCTCGGCGCCGGCGGGGGCTTCCTGCTGGTTCCGGCGCTGGTGCTGCTGGCCGGCCTGCCGATGCCGGTGGCGGTGGGCACCTCGCTGGTGATCATCAGCATGCAGTCGATGGCCGGGCTGGCCGGCCAGTTGCAGTCGGCGTCCATCGACGGGCGAACCGCGGGCCTGGTCACCGCGGCCGCGGTGTTGGGCAGCATCGGTGGCGGGCTGCTGGCCTCGCGGATTCCGCCGGCCCGGCTGCGGGTGCTGTTCGGCTGGTTCGTGCTGCTGATGGCGGCCTTCGTGCTGGGCCGGGAACTGGTTCCGGCGGTCGGCATTGCGCTGGCCGTGACGACGGTGCTGGCGATCCTGACGCAAACCCTGTGCGCGCGCAGCGAGCGATGTCCGTGGCGCCGCAAACGCTCGGAGCAGGCGGGGGCCGATGCGACCACACCCTGA